One Azoarcus sp. DN11 DNA segment encodes these proteins:
- a CDS encoding glycosyltransferase translates to MPVMPLSRSEAAAPGPSVSMLVGPLGKGGIGKIVVQLTEALIASGVAVDLLLLGRDSPYFTALPKGANIVMLRSLHPIAGALELARYLRRCKPRVILNHRPRLIRQLRWARSLAGVSFRLVNVIHTHLSTQLRLADKPRRQLRAAQSLAAGDALVATSREVAADAAGLLRLLPEDILIAYPAIAAGDLQMRAKESPAAPCLAQVPESFIVAIGRLEEEKDFPTLIRAFAQLGAARPSLQLVILGEGRARAALESLVAQLHLQGRVHLAGFAANPYAWLARARLLALSSVAEAFGIVLAEALALGVPVVATDCPSGPREILVDGRYGRLVPPGNPAALAEAILATLDASPDPDFLREAVRRFSPEENLRVYRAALGLEDPADGDRSA, encoded by the coding sequence ATGCCCGTGATGCCCCTCTCCCGCTCCGAAGCCGCTGCGCCAGGCCCGTCGGTCTCGATGCTGGTGGGCCCGCTGGGCAAGGGGGGAATCGGCAAGATCGTGGTGCAGCTGACGGAAGCGCTCATTGCGTCGGGGGTCGCGGTCGATCTGCTCCTGCTCGGTCGGGACAGCCCGTATTTCACGGCGCTTCCGAAGGGCGCGAACATCGTGATGTTGCGCAGCCTTCATCCGATAGCGGGAGCGCTGGAACTGGCGCGTTATTTGCGGCGGTGCAAACCAAGGGTGATATTAAACCATCGACCTCGTCTCATCCGCCAGCTTCGTTGGGCGCGGTCGCTGGCCGGCGTGTCGTTCCGTCTGGTGAATGTCATCCACACCCACCTCTCGACGCAGCTGCGCCTGGCGGACAAGCCCCGCCGCCAGTTGCGTGCCGCGCAAAGCCTGGCGGCAGGCGACGCGCTGGTCGCCACGTCGCGCGAGGTCGCGGCGGATGCGGCAGGACTCCTTCGGCTATTGCCCGAGGATATACTCATCGCATATCCCGCGATCGCGGCCGGCGATCTGCAGATGCGCGCCAAGGAAAGCCCTGCGGCGCCGTGTCTCGCGCAGGTGCCGGAAAGCTTCATCGTCGCCATCGGCCGGCTCGAAGAGGAGAAGGACTTCCCGACGCTGATTCGCGCCTTCGCGCAGCTGGGCGCGGCCCGGCCGTCGCTGCAGCTGGTCATTCTCGGCGAGGGACGGGCGCGGGCGGCGCTGGAGTCGCTGGTGGCGCAGCTCCACTTGCAGGGGCGCGTGCACCTGGCGGGCTTTGCGGCGAATCCCTACGCGTGGCTCGCGCGTGCGCGCCTGCTGGCACTATCCTCGGTCGCCGAAGCGTTCGGTATCGTTCTCGCCGAAGCGTTGGCGCTCGGGGTGCCGGTGGTCGCCACCGATTGTCCGAGCGGCCCGCGCGAGATCCTCGTCGATGGCCGTTACGGCCGCCTGGTGCCGCCGGGAAATCCGGCCGCGCTGGCGGAGGCGATCCTGGCCACGCTCGATGCGTCCCCCGATCCCGATTTCCTGCGCGAAGCGGTGCGGCGGTTTTCGCCGGAAGAAAACCTGCGGGTGTATCGCGCGGCGCTGGGACTGGAAGATCCGGCGGACGGGGACAGGAGCGCGTGA
- a CDS encoding glycosyltransferase, with the protein MRLAVFIPSFGDGGVERMLVNLASGLVGRGVDVDFIVRTRGAPFVDRLDPRVRIVETGRAGLFGVQPAFCRYLREARPDFVLCGKDESALAALLARKLAGVPFALIMRPGTTFSARLARRSAYTRWRALLLVKYVHRAATAVVGNSQGVVDDISAIATLAPERVHLIRNPVITPGLAAQAARPIDHPWFAPGEPPVVLGIGGLRRQKAFDTLLDAFARVHAERPCRLLILGEGRLRGDLERLAAKLGVAADVELHGFDPNPYPYLARAALFVLASRWEGSPNALTEALALGTPLVATDCPSGPREVLAGGAVAPLVPVDDADAMAAAMKAVLAQPGDPAARRAAVAEYTMERCAAKYHALFESLAQGAS; encoded by the coding sequence ATGCGCCTCGCCGTTTTCATCCCTTCCTTCGGTGACGGAGGCGTCGAGCGGATGCTGGTGAACCTGGCCAGCGGCCTGGTCGGGCGCGGCGTCGACGTCGATTTCATCGTCCGCACGCGCGGCGCCCCGTTTGTCGACCGCCTCGATCCCCGCGTGCGCATCGTCGAAACCGGCCGCGCCGGCCTGTTCGGCGTGCAGCCGGCATTCTGCCGCTATCTGCGCGAGGCGCGCCCCGACTTCGTGCTGTGCGGCAAGGATGAATCGGCGCTGGCGGCGCTGCTCGCGCGCAAGCTCGCCGGCGTGCCGTTCGCCTTGATCATGCGCCCCGGCACCACGTTTTCCGCGCGTCTGGCGCGGCGAAGCGCGTACACCCGGTGGCGGGCGCTGTTGCTGGTCAAATACGTGCATCGCGCGGCGACCGCCGTCGTCGGCAATTCCCAGGGCGTGGTCGACGACATCTCCGCAATCGCGACCCTCGCGCCCGAGCGCGTGCACCTCATCCGCAATCCGGTCATCACCCCCGGCCTCGCCGCCCAGGCCGCCCGGCCGATCGATCATCCGTGGTTTGCCCCCGGTGAGCCGCCGGTCGTCCTCGGCATCGGCGGGCTGCGCCGGCAGAAGGCCTTCGACACCCTGCTGGACGCCTTTGCCCGGGTGCATGCGGAGCGTCCCTGCCGCTTGCTGATCCTGGGGGAAGGGCGCTTGCGCGGTGATCTCGAACGGCTCGCCGCCAAGCTCGGCGTGGCGGCCGACGTCGAGCTGCACGGTTTCGATCCGAATCCCTATCCCTACCTCGCGCGCGCCGCGCTCTTCGTGCTCGCCTCGCGCTGGGAGGGGTCGCCGAATGCGCTGACCGAGGCGCTGGCGCTCGGCACGCCGCTGGTCGCCACCGATTGTCCGTCGGGGCCGCGGGAAGTGCTCGCCGGCGGGGCGGTCGCGCCGCTGGTGCCGGTCGACGACGCGGACGCGATGGCCGCCGCGATGAAGGCCGTGCTGGCGCAGCCCGGCGACCCCGCCGCACGCCGCGCCGCGGTCGCCGAATACACGATGGAACGATGCGCCGCGAAGTACCACGCCTTGTTCGAGTCGCTCGCGCAGGGCGCGTCATGA
- a CDS encoding glycosyltransferase, protein MTDGARIAIFVSTSGHSGVDRAMKHLVPELVGRGYHVDVLKVRRHGPDIRFSHPRLHVIDLGTRHTYSAVFAVARYLKAKRPVVMLSDKDRVNRSALAARWLAGTATRLVFSSGTTISIDLDHRGAFERWVQRNSMGKLYPYADQVIVTCAGVADDMAAYTGLERSRIRPVASPVVPDALLEQEFPRPEHPWFEQGQPPVILGVGEICERKGFDVLLQAFARLRQEQPCRLMILGKGGRREALLEQAAALGVADDFALPGYVDNPYAYMAHARLFAMTSRWEGLGFVLIEAMAVGTPVVSTDCPSGPSEILHGGQFGRLVAVDDVAALHHAIAETLRAPLPPAMLKAAVRPYTVSAATDAYLEAFGLPARCAG, encoded by the coding sequence ATGACGGACGGCGCCCGAATCGCCATCTTCGTGTCGACCTCCGGCCACAGCGGCGTCGATCGCGCGATGAAGCACCTGGTCCCGGAGCTGGTCGGACGGGGCTACCACGTCGACGTGCTGAAGGTGCGCCGCCACGGCCCCGATATCCGCTTCTCCCACCCGCGCCTGCACGTCATCGACCTCGGTACGCGCCACACTTATTCCGCAGTTTTCGCTGTCGCTCGCTACCTGAAGGCCAAACGCCCCGTCGTGATGCTGAGCGACAAGGATCGCGTCAATCGCAGCGCGCTCGCGGCGCGCTGGCTCGCCGGAACCGCGACGCGGCTGGTGTTCAGCTCCGGCACCACGATTTCGATCGACCTCGACCATCGCGGCGCGTTCGAGCGGTGGGTGCAGCGGAACTCCATGGGAAAGCTCTATCCGTACGCGGACCAGGTCATCGTGACCTGCGCGGGGGTGGCCGACGACATGGCCGCCTATACAGGGCTCGAGCGCTCGCGCATCAGGCCGGTCGCCAGTCCGGTGGTTCCGGATGCGCTGCTGGAGCAGGAGTTCCCGCGTCCCGAGCATCCGTGGTTCGAGCAGGGCCAGCCGCCAGTGATCCTCGGCGTGGGCGAGATCTGCGAGCGCAAGGGGTTCGATGTGCTGTTGCAGGCGTTTGCGCGCCTGCGCCAGGAACAGCCCTGCCGCCTGATGATCCTGGGCAAGGGCGGCCGGCGGGAGGCGCTGCTCGAACAGGCTGCCGCGCTGGGAGTGGCGGACGATTTCGCGCTGCCCGGCTACGTCGATAATCCCTACGCCTACATGGCCCATGCCCGCCTGTTCGCGATGACTTCCCGCTGGGAAGGGCTGGGTTTCGTGCTGATCGAGGCGATGGCCGTGGGGACCCCCGTCGTATCGACCGATTGTCCCAGCGGTCCGTCGGAAATCCTGCACGGCGGGCAGTTCGGTCGCCTGGTGGCGGTGGACGACGTCGCGGCGCTGCACCACGCAATCGCCGAGACCCTCCGCGCGCCGCTGCCGCCGGCGATGCTCAAGGCCGCCGTCCGGCCTTACACCGTGTCGGCGGCGACCGACGCCTACCTCGAGGCTTTCGGGCTGCCGGCCCGCTGCGCCGGCTGA
- a CDS encoding glycosyltransferase family 39 protein — protein MIKQDTPQPTSSDQRGAQLGLFALCLAHVVIWTLVPSLTYPSVPRDTVEGIAWGKLWQLGYDKHPPLAPWLSAFVTDLFGSVGWPVYLASQLCIALTFWAVWSLAKTLLVTPWRAFAAVLLLEGVAFFNASNAFNSTSFILNPNVVMLPTWAMLCLTVHRAILAPDAWRWSHAGLWAGLAVLAKYETGILFVVLAIVLVATREGRRSLSSRGFYVGVLVSVLVVMPHLVWLAQHDFLPVKYALGRLDTEALPGVPRHGANHPVYQPLLFLRSQIGYTLPAALLFLILKRRRQAFDRHDFNHVFALSLALGPLIVAMLFGFATRANLVTAWGFPFYSLAGIALVLFYVPEVDKQRIARLGAAVVALTLALVLRHAWNFHQRPWDEATFPYEPLLDHVTQTWDSQHPGAPLRFVGGDRWTVAGMVSYSKAGLIPFFGTDAGGNPWLNEGDVRTAGAVFVHPLSQQPNGEALIRSLRARFPALTGEETIDMAPLSKAAQPPIRLWIGYLPPGQ, from the coding sequence ATGATTAAGCAGGACACCCCCCAACCAACCAGCAGTGATCAACGCGGCGCGCAGCTTGGCCTTTTCGCGCTGTGCCTGGCCCATGTCGTGATCTGGACGCTCGTCCCGTCCCTCACCTACCCTTCGGTGCCGCGAGATACCGTGGAAGGCATCGCATGGGGGAAGCTGTGGCAGCTCGGTTACGACAAGCACCCCCCGCTGGCCCCGTGGCTGTCCGCCTTCGTCACCGACCTCTTCGGCAGCGTCGGCTGGCCGGTCTATCTGGCGTCGCAACTTTGCATCGCGCTCACCTTCTGGGCCGTCTGGTCGCTGGCGAAAACCCTGCTGGTGACGCCCTGGCGCGCTTTCGCCGCGGTCCTCCTGCTGGAGGGCGTTGCGTTCTTCAACGCATCCAACGCGTTCAACTCGACGTCGTTCATCCTCAACCCCAACGTCGTAATGCTGCCCACCTGGGCGATGCTGTGCCTGACCGTCCATCGCGCGATCCTCGCGCCCGACGCGTGGCGCTGGTCCCATGCCGGCCTGTGGGCGGGACTGGCGGTCCTGGCAAAATACGAGACGGGGATTCTCTTCGTGGTCCTCGCGATCGTTCTCGTCGCCACCCGGGAAGGCCGCCGCAGCCTGTCGAGCCGCGGATTCTACGTCGGCGTGCTGGTGTCGGTGCTCGTCGTGATGCCGCACCTGGTCTGGCTCGCCCAGCACGACTTCCTCCCCGTCAAGTACGCGCTCGGGCGCCTGGACACCGAGGCCCTGCCGGGCGTGCCGCGCCACGGCGCGAATCACCCCGTCTATCAACCGCTGCTGTTCCTGCGCTCGCAGATCGGCTACACGCTGCCGGCCGCGTTGTTGTTCCTGATCCTGAAACGCCGGCGGCAAGCCTTCGACCGGCACGATTTCAACCATGTCTTCGCGTTGAGCCTCGCACTCGGCCCCCTCATCGTGGCGATGCTGTTCGGCTTTGCGACGCGCGCGAACCTCGTGACGGCCTGGGGTTTCCCGTTCTATTCGCTGGCCGGCATCGCGCTCGTGCTGTTCTACGTGCCCGAGGTCGACAAGCAACGGATTGCCCGACTGGGCGCCGCCGTCGTCGCGCTGACCCTCGCCCTGGTCCTGCGCCATGCCTGGAACTTCCACCAGCGCCCGTGGGACGAAGCGACTTTCCCTTACGAACCGCTGCTCGACCACGTCACGCAGACCTGGGATAGCCAGCATCCCGGCGCTCCGTTGCGCTTCGTCGGCGGTGACCGCTGGACGGTCGCGGGCATGGTGTCCTACTCGAAGGCCGGACTGATCCCCTTTTTCGGGACGGACGCGGGCGGCAACCCCTGGCTGAACGAGGGGGACGTGCGGACCGCCGGGGCCGTCTTCGTCCATCCGCTGAGCCAGCAGCCGAACGGCGAGGCCCTCATCCGGAGCCTGCGGGCGCGCTTCCCTGCGCTGACCGGCGAAGAGACCATCGACATGGCGCCGCTGTCAAAGGCCGCGCAGCCCCCGATCCGCCTGTGGATCGGTTACCTGCCGCCCGGCCAATAG